Proteins from a genomic interval of Halopseudomonas litoralis:
- a CDS encoding helix-turn-helix transcriptional regulator produces the protein MSALTKARKKAGLTQRELASRLGLTQGAIAHYEAGRRVPRLDDCRRIVAAFNEHGLACNLEEVFPETSRPERAA, from the coding sequence ATGAGTGCACTTACCAAGGCCCGGAAAAAGGCAGGCTTGACCCAGCGGGAGCTGGCTTCTCGCCTCGGCCTGACGCAGGGCGCCATTGCGCATTACGAGGCGGGCCGCCGTGTGCCGCGGCTGGATGATTGCCGCCGCATTGTTGCTGCATTCAATGAGCATGGATTGGCCTGCAACCTGGAAGAAGTTTTTCCTGAAACCAGCCGGCCCGAAAGGGCAGCCTGA
- a CDS encoding phage antirepressor KilAC domain-containing protein — protein MHNYSLARVAKLFGTGRNRLIRELKQRNILDHQRLPAQQHIDAGRFVTELREHTRNPLWNNGNGQLYSVAMVTPAGVRWLAAELGLQIKNMDEAA, from the coding sequence ATGCATAACTATTCTCTGGCGCGCGTTGCCAAGCTGTTCGGCACCGGACGCAACCGCCTGATCCGCGAGCTCAAGCAGCGCAATATCCTCGACCACCAGCGCCTGCCCGCCCAGCAGCACATCGACGCCGGCCGCTTCGTGACCGAGCTGCGAGAGCACACCCGAAACCCACTATGGAACAACGGCAATGGCCAACTGTACAGCGTTGCCATGGTCACGCCTGCGGGCGTGCGCTGGCTGGCCGCCGAGCTGGGGCTGCAGATCAAGAACATGGATGAGGCGGCATGA
- a CDS encoding DUF2303 family protein, protein MLTIDTLNQITATHAAATGRELGTHTPAILLPEHYAVQNMERLHEYRARFRSCMKTNSLPDFCNYVERRTCGDQTAATEAGFIDADSMSCEVIFNLGDEAAPGHADDTATIKLKPTAAYAAMRAIAGSRVTQTQLAEWMEDWATNLKVTGTNGEDIPVGVAVQKIRTITIKATAERTSTEGSFSAGRSAMDQIEAAHAEQQPNDLLFTIKPYEGLEERTFTLRLSVITGDKPVLVARWVQQEAQEEEIAQEFKAVLTAEIGGFVHLTLGSFDPGK, encoded by the coding sequence ATGTTGACTATCGACACTTTGAACCAGATCACCGCCACCCATGCAGCTGCCACCGGTCGTGAGCTGGGCACCCATACCCCGGCCATTCTGCTGCCCGAGCATTATGCTGTGCAGAATATGGAGCGCCTCCACGAATACCGCGCCCGCTTCCGTAGCTGCATGAAGACCAACAGCCTGCCGGACTTCTGTAACTATGTAGAGCGCCGCACCTGCGGCGATCAGACCGCGGCCACCGAAGCGGGCTTCATTGATGCAGACAGCATGAGCTGCGAGGTGATCTTCAACCTTGGCGACGAGGCCGCACCTGGCCACGCTGACGATACCGCCACCATCAAGCTCAAGCCCACCGCTGCCTATGCCGCCATGCGAGCCATCGCCGGTTCACGCGTAACCCAGACCCAACTGGCCGAGTGGATGGAAGATTGGGCGACCAACCTCAAGGTCACCGGCACCAACGGCGAAGATATACCCGTCGGCGTGGCCGTGCAGAAGATCCGTACCATTACCATCAAGGCCACCGCCGAGCGCACGAGCACCGAGGGCAGTTTCAGTGCTGGCCGCAGTGCCATGGACCAGATCGAGGCGGCCCATGCCGAGCAGCAACCGAACGACCTGCTGTTCACCATCAAGCCCTACGAAGGGCTGGAGGAGCGCACCTTTACATTGCGCCTCAGCGTGATCACCGGTGACAAGCCGGTGCTGGTCGCCCGCTGGGTGCAGCAGGAGGCGCAGGAGGAAGAGATCGCCCAGGAATTCAAGGCCGTACTCACCGCTGAAATCGGCGGCTTCGTCCACCTCACCCTGGGTAGCTTCGATCCAGGCAAGTAA
- a CDS encoding pyocin activator PrtN family protein encodes MNTLFLLMAQYDGLAIVPLDVVCKDYFQHLTPEKLLRKVAVGEIDLPITRIEGSQKAAKGVHLQDLASYLDEQRRRAVTENDKLHGRYKKAG; translated from the coding sequence ATGAATACGCTATTTCTATTGATGGCGCAGTACGATGGTCTGGCCATCGTGCCGCTGGATGTTGTTTGCAAGGATTACTTTCAGCATCTAACGCCGGAGAAGTTGCTGCGCAAGGTCGCTGTCGGAGAGATAGACCTGCCTATCACTCGCATTGAGGGCAGCCAGAAAGCAGCAAAAGGCGTCCACCTGCAGGACTTGGCAAGCTATCTGGACGAGCAGCGAAGGCGCGCCGTGACGGAGAACGACAAGCTGCACGGTAGGTATAAGAAAGCGGGGTGA
- a CDS encoding DNA cytosine methyltransferase — MNAYRLHPQPGFNFGGLIIDNFAGGGGASTGIEMALGRPVDIAINHDPEAIAMHDVNHPHTKHFCESVWDIDPRTITGGRPVDLCWFSPDCKHFSKAKGGTPVSKKIRGLAWVALRYAATVRPRVIMLENVEEFVTWGPIGSDGRPCPDNKGRTFASFVNALRKHGYAVEWRELRASDYGAPTIRKRLFLVARCDGLPISWPAATHGDPNGAEVKAKQLKPWRTAGDIIDWSLPCPSIFERKRPLAENTMRRIARGLQRYVIDSPTPFLVKVNHGYDYFRGQSLDDPLQTITSILGTALVTPTLMHLGTAKGAGGKHELVASFLAKHYGGNYTGAGSGIDQPVHTVTATDHNALVTSHLLKLRNNCTGQDLREPIHTITTGGHFGEVRAFLIKYYGTGDGQTMQEPLHTVTTKDRYGLIMVKGEPYQIVDIGMRMLAPHELYAAQGFPADYIHDRTAGGKPLTIKAQVRMCGNSVCPPMAAALVRANMAEQQGLKEVA; from the coding sequence ATGAACGCCTACCGCCTCCACCCCCAGCCGGGATTCAACTTCGGCGGTCTGATCATCGACAACTTTGCCGGCGGGGGCGGAGCCAGTACAGGTATTGAAATGGCACTCGGCAGACCAGTGGACATTGCCATCAACCACGACCCCGAAGCCATTGCAATGCACGACGTTAACCACCCCCATACCAAGCACTTTTGCGAAAGCGTATGGGATATAGATCCCCGCACCATCACTGGCGGCCGCCCGGTCGATCTTTGCTGGTTCAGTCCTGACTGCAAGCATTTCAGCAAAGCCAAGGGCGGCACTCCCGTCAGTAAGAAGATTCGTGGGCTGGCCTGGGTTGCTCTGCGCTATGCCGCTACCGTGCGGCCGCGCGTAATCATGCTGGAGAACGTCGAGGAGTTCGTCACTTGGGGGCCGATCGGTAGTGACGGCCGCCCATGCCCGGATAACAAGGGCCGCACTTTCGCCAGCTTCGTTAATGCCCTGCGCAAACACGGCTATGCAGTCGAATGGCGAGAGCTGCGGGCCAGCGACTATGGCGCGCCCACCATTCGCAAACGACTGTTTCTGGTTGCCCGTTGCGATGGCCTGCCCATCAGTTGGCCAGCCGCTACGCATGGCGATCCGAATGGCGCAGAGGTGAAGGCGAAGCAGCTCAAGCCATGGCGTACAGCGGGCGACATCATCGACTGGTCGCTGCCTTGTCCTTCAATCTTCGAGCGGAAGCGGCCACTGGCGGAGAACACTATGCGGCGGATTGCCAGAGGCCTCCAGCGTTATGTGATCGATAGTCCGACGCCGTTCTTGGTCAAGGTCAACCATGGCTATGACTATTTTCGGGGGCAGTCGCTCGATGACCCGCTGCAGACTATTACCAGCATACTGGGGACCGCCTTGGTCACCCCGACACTGATGCATCTCGGTACCGCCAAAGGTGCTGGTGGTAAGCATGAGCTAGTTGCTTCATTTCTGGCCAAGCATTACGGAGGGAACTACACAGGAGCCGGGAGTGGGATTGACCAGCCTGTGCACACCGTCACCGCAACTGACCACAACGCCCTGGTAACCAGTCACCTATTAAAGCTGCGCAACAACTGCACCGGGCAGGATCTGCGTGAACCGATCCATACCATCACCACCGGTGGTCACTTCGGAGAGGTCCGCGCCTTCCTGATCAAATACTACGGCACCGGAGATGGCCAAACCATGCAGGAGCCGCTGCACACCGTCACCACCAAGGACCGGTACGGATTGATCATGGTAAAGGGTGAGCCTTATCAGATCGTCGACATTGGCATGCGCATGCTCGCGCCCCACGAGCTCTACGCCGCGCAGGGATTCCCGGCTGACTACATCCATGACCGTACCGCTGGCGGCAAGCCACTCACTATCAAGGCCCAGGTACGCATGTGCGGCAACAGCGTTTGTCCGCCAATGGCGGCGGCGCTGGTGCGGGCGAATATGGCAGAGCAGCAGGGCTTGAAGGAGGTGGCATGA
- a CDS encoding LexA family transcriptional regulator: MKWYEAAQARMKQEKISQEKLAEQLGVTQGAIAHWLKGRREPKLEVINQLLAYLGLPPLEYQAGDALVPGPEFTKSWQTVHIKGCAQLGPEGYWEALSADDGSVDVPSSDPDAYALRVKGESMMPAIRSGWVVWCEPNRELVPSEYVMVRTIDGQCMVKELLYINDREVSLMAVNGTYGRVTIPSEEVEQIHHVGGIVAPSKIRY; encoded by the coding sequence ATGAAATGGTATGAAGCCGCCCAAGCGCGGATGAAACAGGAAAAGATAAGCCAGGAAAAATTGGCGGAGCAGCTGGGCGTTACCCAGGGCGCCATTGCCCATTGGCTAAAAGGCAGGCGCGAGCCAAAGCTGGAAGTCATCAATCAGTTACTAGCCTACCTAGGCTTGCCGCCGCTCGAGTATCAAGCTGGAGACGCGTTGGTACCTGGCCCAGAGTTCACCAAAAGCTGGCAAACCGTTCATATAAAAGGATGTGCTCAGTTGGGCCCCGAAGGATATTGGGAAGCGCTGTCAGCCGACGATGGCAGCGTTGACGTTCCCAGCAGTGATCCAGACGCCTATGCATTGCGTGTTAAAGGCGAATCTATGATGCCAGCCATTCGCAGCGGGTGGGTAGTATGGTGCGAGCCTAACCGAGAGCTTGTGCCCAGTGAATACGTGATGGTGCGGACGATTGATGGTCAATGCATGGTCAAGGAACTGCTCTACATTAACGACCGCGAAGTAAGCCTGATGGCAGTCAACGGCACATACGGCCGCGTGACGATACCAAGCGAGGAAGTTGAGCAGATACACCATGTTGGAGGCATCGTCGCTCCTAGCAAAATCAGGTATTGA
- a CDS encoding site-specific integrase: MGTISSRQKKDGSTSHTAQIRIMRNGKRVYQESQTFDRKPAAKAWMKKREVELGEPGALERAMRQGVTLREMVYQYLEQYEKVRPLGSTKRFTLKAIAASWLGDVLDCDLTSQKLVEYGVWRTSDEGGGVQPQTVGNDLSHLGAVMAVARPAWGYDIDPHAMADARKVLRRMGLSASSSERNRRPELEELDRLLTHFSELQLRRPTSINMLKVVGFALFSTRRQEEITRIRWADVDDAHQRVLVRDMKNPGQKIGNDVWCSLPDEAWAILQSMPRTCDEIFPYNSDSISAAWTRTCKFLNITDLRFHDLRHEGVSRLFEMGWDIPRVSSVSGHRDWNSLRRYTHLQRRGNRFEGWEWLQKIVDAPVELGARVRGW, from the coding sequence ATGGGCACGATCAGCAGCAGACAAAAGAAAGATGGTTCAACCAGCCACACGGCGCAGATCCGGATCATGCGCAACGGGAAGCGAGTTTATCAGGAAAGCCAAACCTTTGATCGGAAGCCTGCTGCAAAAGCGTGGATGAAGAAGCGGGAGGTGGAGCTGGGTGAGCCTGGTGCGCTTGAACGAGCTATGCGGCAGGGCGTGACGCTGAGGGAGATGGTTTACCAGTACCTGGAGCAGTATGAAAAAGTGCGGCCCCTTGGATCGACCAAGCGCTTCACGCTGAAGGCCATTGCCGCGAGCTGGCTGGGTGATGTACTGGACTGTGATCTAACCAGCCAGAAACTGGTGGAATATGGTGTTTGGCGTACGAGTGACGAGGGTGGCGGCGTTCAACCCCAGACCGTCGGTAACGATCTTTCACACCTGGGAGCGGTAATGGCCGTGGCTCGCCCGGCTTGGGGCTATGATATCGATCCGCATGCCATGGCCGATGCGCGAAAGGTTTTGCGGCGCATGGGGCTATCGGCATCATCCAGCGAACGGAATCGCCGTCCCGAACTGGAAGAGTTGGATCGTTTGCTGACGCATTTCAGTGAGTTGCAGCTACGCCGCCCCACATCGATCAACATGCTGAAGGTGGTAGGGTTTGCGCTGTTCTCCACCCGCAGACAGGAAGAGATCACCCGCATCCGGTGGGCTGATGTTGATGATGCGCATCAGCGAGTACTGGTTCGTGATATGAAAAACCCAGGCCAGAAGATCGGCAATGATGTCTGGTGTTCCCTGCCCGATGAAGCCTGGGCCATACTCCAGAGTATGCCGCGGACATGCGATGAGATATTCCCCTACAACTCAGATTCAATCAGCGCAGCCTGGACGCGGACCTGCAAGTTTCTCAATATCACCGACCTGCGCTTCCATGACCTGCGTCATGAGGGAGTTAGTCGGTTGTTTGAGATGGGTTGGGATATTCCCAGGGTATCCAGCGTGTCAGGGCACCGGGATTGGAACTCGCTGCGACGCTATACGCATCTGCAGCGGAGGGGGAATCGATTCGAGGGATGGGAATGGCTGCAGAAGATTGTGGACGCCCCAGTCGAGCTGGGGGCCAGAGTGAGAGGCTGGTGA
- a CDS encoding HNH endonuclease — MTTPTKSRPWRHLYNTKRWNRLRWYQLQGEPLCRFCAALGHVTEATVVDHKQPHKGDEELFFDPENLQSLCKTCHDSTKQRQEKSGYLAGCDANGWPLDPNSHWNRTPGG; from the coding sequence GTGACCACACCCACCAAGTCGCGTCCCTGGCGGCACCTGTACAACACCAAGCGCTGGAACAGACTGAGGTGGTACCAACTGCAGGGTGAGCCGTTGTGCCGCTTCTGCGCTGCGCTGGGCCACGTGACCGAGGCGACAGTGGTTGACCACAAGCAACCGCACAAGGGCGACGAGGAACTGTTCTTCGACCCCGAGAACCTGCAGTCGCTGTGCAAGACCTGCCACGACTCGACCAAGCAGCGGCAGGAGAAGTCCGGTTACCTGGCCGGCTGCGACGCCAACGGCTGGCCCCTCGACCCCAACTCGCACTGGAACCGTACCCCCGGGGGGTAG
- a CDS encoding primase-helicase family protein, with amino-acid sequence MNDAQKLDWNDLHVQHGLDVVREQLMAAAANEPMVRLAGLPDAPEPDASLPSAPSTEDPAADAASPTEGAGESGWTLDKVKARFALVEGETKVFDLHRKAIIKKTAFLAMTGKVIGNAWFDLPSKKGIDGEHAKRLETDAKLGARLRRSANGTEGADPFWRYVLLDGTQDIYDRYLRQRLPAGAVKLALGDGFSLWQNSDQRRSIPSANLVFDPCMTEPPADVINTYDGLPLTPSTDLERCQGIIWMVNFLCNGQQDAIQWLTRWLAYPLQKVGAKMDTAVLMHSTMEGSGKSLLFGDIMRPIYGEYGATVGQVQLESAWSQWQSNKLYGLFEEVVSRDQRYNQTGKIKHMITGKSVRIESKFMNGWEEANYMNAVFLSNEILPWPIGENDRRMLVLWPELTLPVKAQKRIGWELANGGIEAFYQYLLDYDLGDFNERTRPPHTPARQRLVELSRAAWETFYYQWQKGELGVPFTLCRTQDVHGLYLEWCARGKEHGLSETKLSLFLSTKPDTFKSSGQIFWTDDFKNRRRSIFFVPKGTPLELNISSAADVGRAVRDWRIAAWKAGWSPEKWENCLGFSAPMAAERSSSDA; translated from the coding sequence GTGAATGATGCTCAGAAGTTAGATTGGAATGATCTCCATGTGCAGCATGGGCTGGACGTAGTACGAGAGCAGTTGATGGCCGCTGCGGCGAATGAACCCATGGTACGCCTTGCCGGGCTACCGGATGCGCCTGAGCCAGATGCGAGCCTTCCCTCGGCCCCATCAACCGAAGATCCCGCCGCCGATGCGGCATCACCAACTGAGGGGGCCGGGGAGAGCGGCTGGACGCTGGACAAGGTTAAAGCCCGGTTTGCCCTGGTGGAAGGCGAAACCAAGGTATTCGACTTGCATCGCAAGGCGATCATCAAAAAGACAGCGTTCCTCGCAATGACTGGCAAGGTGATCGGCAATGCCTGGTTTGATCTGCCCAGCAAAAAGGGTATTGATGGCGAGCATGCCAAGCGGCTTGAGACAGACGCAAAGCTGGGTGCACGGTTGCGTCGCTCCGCCAACGGAACTGAGGGTGCGGACCCTTTCTGGCGGTATGTGCTGCTGGACGGGACTCAGGATATTTATGACCGCTATCTGCGGCAGCGTTTGCCCGCCGGCGCGGTTAAACTGGCGCTGGGTGATGGGTTTTCGCTATGGCAGAACTCAGATCAGCGGCGGTCCATTCCTTCTGCCAACCTGGTGTTCGATCCCTGCATGACCGAGCCGCCTGCTGATGTGATCAATACCTATGACGGTCTGCCACTTACTCCCAGTACTGATCTGGAACGATGCCAAGGCATCATCTGGATGGTCAATTTCCTGTGCAATGGTCAGCAGGATGCGATTCAGTGGCTGACGCGCTGGTTGGCCTATCCATTGCAAAAGGTGGGGGCCAAAATGGATACGGCCGTGCTCATGCACTCGACTATGGAAGGTTCGGGCAAGTCGCTGCTTTTCGGTGATATTATGCGACCCATCTATGGCGAGTACGGCGCCACAGTGGGGCAGGTGCAGCTGGAAAGCGCGTGGTCACAGTGGCAGTCCAACAAGTTGTATGGCTTGTTTGAGGAGGTTGTGAGCCGGGACCAGCGTTATAACCAGACGGGCAAGATCAAACACATGATCACCGGCAAGTCTGTGCGCATTGAGTCCAAGTTCATGAACGGTTGGGAAGAGGCGAACTATATGAACGCTGTATTCCTGTCCAACGAGATCCTGCCTTGGCCCATTGGCGAGAACGACCGGCGGATGCTGGTGTTGTGGCCGGAACTGACTTTGCCGGTGAAGGCGCAGAAGCGGATCGGCTGGGAGCTGGCCAACGGCGGCATCGAGGCGTTCTACCAGTATTTGCTGGACTATGACCTGGGTGACTTTAACGAGCGGACACGGCCTCCCCACACCCCAGCCAGACAGCGACTGGTTGAACTGAGCCGTGCGGCCTGGGAAACATTCTATTACCAGTGGCAGAAGGGTGAGTTGGGTGTACCATTTACCCTCTGCCGCACACAGGACGTGCACGGGCTGTATCTGGAATGGTGCGCCAGGGGCAAAGAGCATGGGCTGAGCGAGACAAAGCTGAGCCTGTTCCTGTCGACCAAGCCCGATACCTTCAAGTCATCAGGCCAGATATTCTGGACCGACGACTTTAAGAACCGAAGGCGTAGCATCTTCTTTGTGCCGAAAGGGACGCCGCTGGAGCTGAACATCTCATCCGCTGCGGATGTTGGTAGAGCCGTGCGGGACTGGCGTATAGCGGCCTGGAAGGCTGGCTGGTCGCCTGAGAAGTGGGAGAACTGCCTGGGCTTTTCGGCGCCCATGGCCGCCGAAAGGAGCAGCTCAGATGCCTGA
- a CDS encoding pyocin activator PrtN family protein: MTTLPATLEQLRRRYDRPCLPLDEVRAEWLPHINSEEHLLKQIRLGRIRLRYTRLHSRKGIPVVYLDDLARWLLSRNPSNTQPAGHLPAFNSNGDTAP, from the coding sequence ATGACTACTCTTCCCGCCACGCTGGAGCAACTGCGCCGCCGCTATGACCGGCCCTGTCTGCCGCTGGACGAGGTGCGAGCCGAATGGTTACCGCACATCAACAGCGAAGAGCATCTTCTGAAACAGATTCGCCTTGGACGCATCCGGCTCAGATACACCCGCCTGCACAGCCGCAAGGGCATCCCCGTCGTCTACCTCGACGACTTGGCCCGCTGGCTGCTCAGTCGCAACCCAAGCAACACCCAACCTGCCGGACACCTACCGGCATTCAATAGCAACGGAGACACAGCACCATGA
- the dusA gene encoding tRNA dihydrouridine(20/20a) synthase DusA, with protein MTEPKTPSNPAITRPGPNRRFSVAPMMDWTDAHYRYFARLISRHALLYTEMVTTGAVLHGDRSRLLGYSAGEQPLALQLGGSNVQELAECAQLAEQAGFAEVNLNVGCPSDRVQNNLIGACLMGHPALVADGVKAMLDSCSLPVTVKHRIGINGRDSYGELCDFVGQVQEAGCDTFIVHARIAILEGLSPKENRDIPPLRYEVVHQLKADFPQLEIILNGGLTDLDAMQQHLQILDGVMVGREAYHNPYLMVEVDRRFYADETPVLSRIQVLEALRPYIVAHIEQGGVMHHITRHILGLFQGLPGARYFRRQLSTEIHRTDQPLELYDRLVTDMTARMQSQDCSLQQA; from the coding sequence ATGACAGAGCCAAAAACCCCATCAAACCCAGCAATCACGCGGCCCGGCCCGAATAGACGGTTCAGCGTGGCCCCGATGATGGACTGGACTGACGCCCATTACCGCTACTTTGCCCGTCTTATCAGCCGGCACGCCCTGCTGTACACCGAGATGGTCACCACGGGTGCAGTTCTGCATGGCGACCGCTCGCGCCTGCTGGGCTACAGCGCCGGGGAGCAGCCGCTGGCGCTGCAATTGGGCGGCAGCAATGTACAGGAACTCGCTGAGTGCGCTCAACTGGCTGAACAGGCTGGTTTTGCCGAAGTGAATCTGAATGTCGGCTGTCCCAGTGACCGAGTGCAGAACAATCTGATCGGCGCCTGCCTGATGGGTCATCCGGCACTGGTAGCCGATGGCGTCAAGGCGATGCTGGATAGTTGCAGCCTGCCAGTCACAGTAAAACATCGAATCGGCATCAATGGCCGCGACAGCTATGGGGAGCTGTGTGATTTTGTCGGTCAGGTCCAGGAAGCAGGCTGCGATACCTTTATCGTGCATGCCCGTATAGCGATCCTGGAAGGTCTGTCACCCAAGGAAAACCGCGACATCCCCCCGTTGCGCTACGAGGTAGTGCATCAGTTGAAGGCTGATTTTCCGCAGCTTGAGATCATTCTCAATGGCGGACTGACCGACCTGGATGCCATGCAGCAGCACTTGCAGATACTGGACGGCGTGATGGTAGGCCGCGAGGCCTATCACAATCCCTACTTGATGGTCGAAGTAGACAGACGATTCTATGCGGACGAAACGCCAGTACTCAGTCGTATTCAGGTACTTGAGGCACTACGGCCCTACATTGTTGCACATATCGAGCAAGGCGGCGTGATGCATCACATTACCCGGCATATACTCGGATTGTTTCAGGGACTGCCGGGCGCGCGGTATTTCCGCCGACAGTTGAGCACCGAAATCCACCGCACCGACCAACCGCTTGAACTCTATGACCGCTTGGTCACCGATATGACCGCACGCATGCAATCCCAGGATTGCTCACTGCAACAAGCTTGA
- a CDS encoding chemotaxis protein, which produces MDPTDLGPGTASWLGGTGTVLLGGFLWLRKFLADQNTARVMDNADIGTVRRLNELLDSERAARKEAEARADQFAKERNELATAVGRMEGKIEALSGQVAQLTEKVTSQSAEIGRLRSQLGGMS; this is translated from the coding sequence ATGGACCCAACCGACCTCGGACCGGGCACAGCCAGTTGGCTGGGCGGAACCGGAACCGTATTGCTGGGTGGCTTTCTCTGGCTGAGAAAGTTTCTCGCTGACCAGAACACAGCCCGTGTGATGGACAACGCCGACATCGGTACCGTGCGCCGGCTGAACGAGCTGCTCGATTCTGAGCGTGCTGCTCGAAAGGAGGCGGAAGCCCGCGCCGACCAATTCGCGAAGGAGCGCAACGAACTTGCTACCGCAGTGGGCCGGATGGAAGGGAAGATCGAAGCCCTGTCTGGTCAGGTCGCACAACTTACCGAGAAAGTGACAAGCCAGAGCGCCGAGATAGGCCGGCTTCGATCGCAGCTTGGAGGTATGAGCTGA
- a CDS encoding PriCT-2 domain-containing protein: MTDMPDITLDDLRGLLAHISADDRDTWVQVAMGVKAEFGEGGFDEWDSWSQTGAGYKAAEALSVWKSCKGGKVGIGTVVHLAKQGGWKLRKQDLTAAERKQRKADQDARRKARQAEIEADEALSLAMQQKIQEATLRLLAEYTTARGKSEYLDRKGVAAFGVRFVSKPVVLSIDAKLMRCDLWADDDIRHFFSGLPNPRPDHHSFMFLKPGTFLIPLSDLSGAVWSFQSIAPNGKKLFPKFSRKQGCCYWVGKADPMPVIALAEGYATAASVYHATEWPTVMCVDVGNMVAVGRQLRQRYRDAVIMIAGDDDPTTKDNPGRTKAEALAAEIGAVAVFPKLPEQGSEAA; encoded by the coding sequence ATGACTGACATGCCTGATATTACTCTGGATGATCTGCGTGGGCTGCTGGCCCATATCAGTGCTGACGACCGTGATACTTGGGTGCAGGTGGCCATGGGCGTCAAGGCCGAGTTCGGAGAAGGTGGTTTCGACGAGTGGGACAGTTGGAGTCAGACCGGGGCAGGCTATAAAGCTGCCGAGGCGCTATCGGTCTGGAAATCCTGCAAAGGCGGCAAGGTTGGTATTGGCACAGTGGTGCATCTGGCCAAGCAGGGTGGCTGGAAGCTGCGCAAGCAGGATCTGACCGCCGCTGAGCGTAAGCAGCGCAAGGCTGATCAGGATGCCAGGCGCAAGGCCCGGCAGGCTGAAATTGAAGCAGACGAAGCGCTGTCTCTGGCCATGCAACAGAAAATTCAGGAGGCCACACTGCGGCTGCTGGCTGAGTACACGACAGCCCGAGGCAAAAGTGAGTACCTGGACCGCAAAGGCGTTGCTGCCTTTGGTGTGCGTTTTGTCAGTAAGCCGGTTGTGCTGAGCATTGATGCGAAGCTGATGCGCTGCGATCTGTGGGCGGACGATGATATCCGCCACTTCTTCAGCGGATTGCCCAATCCGCGGCCGGACCATCACAGCTTCATGTTCCTCAAGCCGGGTACCTTCCTGATTCCATTGTCGGACCTGTCAGGGGCCGTATGGTCGTTCCAGAGCATCGCCCCGAATGGCAAGAAGCTGTTCCCCAAGTTTTCCCGCAAGCAAGGTTGTTGTTATTGGGTTGGCAAGGCCGACCCAATGCCAGTTATTGCTCTGGCGGAAGGGTATGCGACCGCCGCCTCTGTGTATCACGCGACCGAGTGGCCAACCGTTATGTGCGTGGATGTGGGCAATATGGTTGCCGTTGGTCGCCAGCTGCGTCAGCGGTACCGGGATGCAGTGATCATGATCGCCGGTGATGATGATCCAACAACCAAGGACAATCCCGGACGCACAAAAGCCGAAGCCCTGGCTGCAGAGATCGGGGCAGTGGCCGTCTTCCCCAAGTTGCCAGAGCAGGGGAGTGAAGCCGCGTGA
- a CDS encoding TraR/DksA C4-type zinc finger protein, giving the protein MDERAFEMAQEREEAERAAAIERRVRYAGVSREHCAECDDPIPAKRRNAIPGVQCCIECQALKERP; this is encoded by the coding sequence ATGGATGAGCGTGCATTCGAGATGGCACAAGAGCGCGAAGAAGCAGAGCGCGCAGCGGCCATCGAGCGCCGTGTGCGTTACGCGGGTGTGAGCCGGGAGCATTGCGCGGAGTGTGATGATCCGATACCTGCCAAGCGCCGCAACGCGATCCCTGGTGTGCAATGCTGCATTGAGTGCCAGGCACTCAAGGAGCGCCCGTAA
- a CDS encoding phage regulatory CII family protein, giving the protein MSRKDLLPDAGPVLTLRQALYRACRDYRGGINAVALMMGIDPDALAKAVNPNDSRPMRPEWIEEILTMTGDTRLIAALVRPAGAIAFIPEPVTADAATLRALAGTCRAKGDFVESLHLGSADGVWQPHEVALLKHHAAGLISSILSIVAGAEQAMEADHG; this is encoded by the coding sequence ATGAGTCGCAAAGACCTTTTGCCGGACGCCGGTCCGGTGTTGACCCTGCGACAGGCGCTGTATCGGGCCTGCCGTGATTATCGGGGCGGTATCAATGCCGTGGCGCTGATGATGGGTATTGACCCTGATGCGCTGGCTAAAGCCGTTAACCCAAATGACAGCCGCCCCATGCGCCCGGAATGGATAGAAGAGATTCTGACCATGACCGGCGATACTCGCTTGATTGCTGCCCTGGTGCGTCCTGCCGGGGCGATCGCCTTTATCCCCGAGCCGGTAACGGCCGACGCCGCGACTCTGCGCGCCCTGGCGGGTACCTGCCGGGCGAAGGGTGACTTTGTTGAGTCGCTGCATCTGGGTAGTGCCGATGGCGTGTGGCAACCCCATGAAGTGGCCCTGCTCAAGCATCACGCAGCGGGGCTGATCAGCAGCATCCTGAGTATCGTTGCCGGCGCCGAGCAGGCCATGGAGGCCGACCATGGATGA